The Pseudophaeobacter arcticus DSM 23566 genome includes a region encoding these proteins:
- a CDS encoding DUF6455 family protein, whose amino-acid sequence MGLFSKLGQSTDLVEGMADRLGVDFGKSIVADPEAEGRKFRRAVMNCSHCTNQAGCADLQASHSHLEEAPGYCRNRDMLAHRPKT is encoded by the coding sequence ATGGGACTTTTTTCAAAACTCGGGCAAAGCACCGACCTGGTAGAGGGTATGGCTGATCGCCTGGGCGTTGATTTTGGCAAAAGCATCGTTGCAGACCCAGAGGCCGAGGGCCGCAAGTTCAGACGTGCGGTTATGAATTGCAGCCATTGCACCAATCAAGCGGGCTGCGCCGACCTGCAGGCATCACACAGCCATCTGGAAGAAGCGCCGGGCTATTGCCGCAACCGCGATATGCTGGCGCATAGGCCCAAAACCTAG